A section of the Streptomyces sp. Je 1-369 genome encodes:
- a CDS encoding lysophospholipid acyltransferase family protein gives MSAWTVDSGCPASCATDPDPRVPLGELARRYATLTYALTRAVARGDRLAEPSVLRAEARGVLGALGVGVEGIAGVGGAEGAPFSVRAGGVGTLVVANHISWLDVVALLAVEPVSVLAKREVGRWPVVGALARRAGTRFIDRDGSPRGLPGLVTELADSLRGGTSVLVFPQATTWCSASGGRFRRASFQAAVDAGAPVRPVTVEYRQGGGPSTSAAFLGEEDFTSSLRRVAGARGLRVRVTAHAPVRGADRRVLADAARRAVLGGGVTVGKCVA, from the coding sequence ATGAGCGCGTGGACGGTCGACTCCGGCTGTCCTGCCTCCTGCGCCACCGACCCGGACCCACGCGTGCCGCTCGGTGAACTCGCGCGCCGGTACGCCACGTTGACGTACGCGCTGACCCGGGCCGTGGCCCGCGGCGACCGGCTCGCCGAACCTTCGGTCCTGCGGGCCGAGGCCCGTGGGGTGCTCGGTGCGCTCGGGGTGGGCGTCGAGGGCATCGCGGGCGTCGGGGGTGCCGAGGGAGCGCCGTTCAGTGTGCGGGCAGGTGGTGTGGGCACTCTGGTCGTCGCCAACCACATCTCCTGGCTCGACGTCGTCGCCCTGCTCGCCGTCGAGCCGGTGAGCGTCCTCGCCAAGCGCGAGGTCGGACGGTGGCCGGTGGTCGGCGCGCTGGCCCGGCGCGCGGGCACGCGGTTCATCGACCGGGACGGCAGTCCGCGCGGACTCCCGGGCCTCGTCACGGAGTTGGCCGACTCGCTGCGCGGCGGCACGTCGGTGCTCGTCTTCCCCCAGGCGACGACCTGGTGCTCCGCTTCGGGCGGCCGGTTCCGGCGGGCGTCATTCCAGGCGGCGGTCGACGCGGGCGCGCCCGTCCGCCCGGTGACGGTCGAGTACCGCCAGGGCGGCGGGCCGAGCACGTCCGCCGCCTTCCTCGGCGAGGAGGACTTCACCTCTTCGCTGCGCAGGGTGGCGGGCGCCCGCGGCCTGCGCGTACGGGTCACCGCACACGCTCCTGTGCGGGGCGCCGACCGGCGGGTGCTGGCCGACGCGGCGCGGCGTGCGGTCCTTGGGGGCGGAGTCACGGTCGGGAAGTGTGTTGCGTGA
- a CDS encoding GNAT family N-acetyltransferase encodes MPSTPLVATPTGSYVTSIADTTEQVRAAQRLRHRVFAEELGAVLDTPLPGHDIDAFDDLADHLIVTDTATGDVVGTYRIIPPGRADHSYSDGEFELVALNALRPSTVEAGRSCVHPDHRSGAVITLMWSALARYVLLSGHRYLAGCASVPLADGGRAATAAWLLGTAKHAAPPELRVHPRRPWTPAGPTPERPAYADLPPLLRGYLRLGAWVCGAPAHDPEFDVADFFVLLDTERLSARHRRYFLGEDTR; translated from the coding sequence ATGCCCTCGACGCCGCTCGTCGCGACACCCACCGGCTCGTACGTCACCTCCATCGCGGACACCACCGAACAGGTCAGGGCAGCCCAGCGGCTGCGCCACCGCGTCTTCGCCGAAGAGCTCGGCGCCGTCCTCGACACGCCCCTGCCCGGCCACGACATCGACGCCTTCGACGACCTCGCCGACCACCTGATCGTCACCGACACCGCGACCGGCGACGTCGTGGGCACGTACCGAATAATCCCGCCCGGCCGGGCCGACCACTCCTACTCCGACGGCGAGTTCGAGCTCGTCGCACTCAACGCCCTGCGGCCCTCCACCGTCGAGGCCGGCCGGTCCTGCGTCCACCCCGACCACCGCTCCGGCGCCGTGATCACCCTGATGTGGTCCGCACTCGCCCGCTACGTCCTGCTCTCCGGCCACCGGTACCTCGCGGGCTGCGCCTCCGTGCCGCTCGCGGACGGCGGGCGGGCGGCGACCGCGGCCTGGCTGCTCGGCACCGCCAAGCACGCCGCGCCGCCCGAACTGCGCGTGCACCCCCGGCGCCCGTGGACCCCCGCGGGCCCGACGCCGGAACGCCCGGCCTACGCCGACCTGCCGCCCCTGCTGCGCGGCTACCTCCGCCTCGGCGCGTGGGTGTGCGGAGCCCCCGCCCACGACCCGGAGTTCGACGTCGCGGACTTCTTCGTCCTGCTCGACACGGAACGGCTCAGCGCCCGCCACCGCCGCTACTTCCTCGGAGAGGACACGCGATGA